A genomic window from Camelus ferus isolate YT-003-E chromosome 9, BCGSAC_Cfer_1.0, whole genome shotgun sequence includes:
- the NOB1 gene encoding RNA-binding protein NOB1: MAPVEHVVADAGAFLRDAALQDIGKNIYTIREVVSEIRDKATRRRLAVLPYELRFKDPFPEYVRLVTEFSKKTGDYPSLSATDIQVLALTYQLEAEFVGVSHLKQEPEKVKVSSSIQHPETPLHISGFHLPSKPKPPQAAVERGPPAGEPEDQEFSSFVFWRNPLPNIDRELQELLIDKGEDVPSEEEKEENGLEERKDQDSEDDDGGGWITPSNIRQIQQELEQCAVPKDVRVGCVTTDFAMQNVLLQMGLHVLAVNGMLIREARSYILRCHGCFKTTSDMSRVFCSHCGNKTLKKVSVTVSEDGTLHMHFSRNPKVLNPRGLRYSLPTPKGGKYAVNPHLTEDQRFPQLRLSRKARQKTDVFAPDYTAGASPFAENDVCSRSAVLQVRDCALGAGRRRLNPNASRKKFVKKR; the protein is encoded by the exons ATGGCGCCGGTGGAGCATGTTGTGGCGGATGCCGGGGCTTTTTTGCGCGACGCGGCTCTGCAG GACATCGGGAAGAACATCTACACCATTCGGGAGGTGGTTAGCGAGATTCGGGACAAGGCCACGCGCAGGCGGCTCGCGGTCTTGCCCTACGAGTTGCGTTTCAAGGATCCCTTCCCGGAATATGTGCGGCTTG TGACTgagttttcaaagaaaactggAGACTATCCCAGCCTCTCTGCCACAGATATCCAAGTACTAGCACTTACCTACCAGTTGGAAGCAGAGTTTGTTGGGGTATCTCACCTAAAACAAGAACCAGAAAAG gttaaaGTGAGTTCATCAATTCAGCACCCAGAAACTCCTCTACACATTTCTGGTTTCCATCTGCCCtcaaag CCTAAACCCCCTCAAGCAGCAGTAGAACGTGGACCCCCAGCTGGTGAGCCTGAGGACCAAGAGTTCAGCTCCTTTGTGTTCTGGAGAAACCCTTTGCCTAATATTGACCGTGAACTACAGGAGCTGCTG ATTGACAAAGGTGAGGATGTCCCaagtgaggaggagaaggaagagaatggaCTTGAAGAAAGGAAGGACCAGGACAGTGAGGATGACGACGGGGGTGGGTGGATAACCCCCAGCAACATCAGGCAGATCCAGCAGGAGTTGGAGCAGTGCGCAGTCCCAAAGGACGTGCGGGTCGGCTGTGTGACTACGGACTTCGCCATGCAG AATGTCCTGCTCCAGATGGGGCTGCATGTGCTGGCTGTGAACGGCATGCTGATCCGGGAGGCCCGGAGCTACATCTTGCGCTGCCACGGCTGTTTCAA GACAACATCTGACATGAGCCGAGTGTTCTGTTCACACTGTGGAAACAAGACCCTGAAGAAGGTGTCTGTGACCGTCAGCGAAGACGGAACCCTGCACATGCACTTTTCCCGCAACCCTAAGGTGCTGAACCCTCGGGGCCTCAGG TATTCACTCCCCACTCCCAAAGGGGGCAAGTACGCCGTCAACCCCCACCTGACGGAGGACCAGCGCTTCCCCCAGCTGCGGCTGTCCCGGAAGGCCCGGCAGAAAACCGACGTGTTCGCGCCCGACTACACGGCCGGGGCGTCTCCCTTTGCGGAGAACGACGTCTGCAGCCGCTCGGCCGTCCTGCAGGTCCGCGACTGCGCCCTGGGAGCCGGCAGGAGACGCCTGAATCCCAATGCTTCCAGAAAGAAGTTCGTGAAGAAAAGGTGA